The sequence GGCGGGCTGACCGGCCCGCAAACGCACGGCGGCCCGGCCGGAGGGGGCGTCCCTCCGGCCGGGCCGGTGCTACGGCTGCCGGTGCGTGTCAGATCTCGCCGCGGAGCTTGGCCAGCGCCTCCGCGAGGATCGCCTCACCGTCGGCGTCGCTGCGGCGCTCCCGGACGTAGGCGAGGTGGGTCTTGTACGGCTCGGTGCGCGGCGGGTCCGGCGGGCTGTCCCGGTCCTTGCCGGCCGGAAAACCACAGCGCGGGCAGTCCCAGGTGTCCGGGACCTGTGCGTCGCCGGCGAAGCTGGGCTGCGTCTCGTGCCCGTTGGAGCACCAGAAGGAGATGCGGATGCGCGGCGCGGACTCGCCGCGCTCGGCCTCCCCCATCGGCCCCGCCCCGACCCGACTTCCTCGGATCGCGTTGCCACTTGCCACGGTCGTAACTCCCTGCGTGATGGTGCTGCAAAGCATGAACAGCAGCTGCGCTGCGGGCGCTCCAGTCTATGAAAGGCCCAACGCGCGTCCAGTGACAGGAGTTACACCCCGCCCAAGGACGCCGCCCCCAATGATAGGCCGCGCCTCCGACGGGATGTCAGTTGCCGAGCTTCATCAGGACGCCGAGGACCACGATGCACGCGAACCACAGCAGACCGACCACAATGGTGATGCGGTCCAGGTTGCGCTCGGCGACCGAGGAGCCGCCCACCGAGGACTGCATACCGCCGCCGAACATGTCGGACAGGCCGCCGCCCTTTCCCTTGTGCATGAGCACCAGCATCATCAGCAGCACGCTGAAGAGGATGAGGGCGATCGAGAACCCGATGACCACGGCTGGACCAACTCTCTGGGACTGGTTGAAAATGGTGCGGGGCCGGACGGCGCAGTGGACACCGGACCCGGCCCCGACAGGGTACGACGGGCCGGGCCCGTCGTCATAGCTGCTACTGGTCGCGGAAGCGGACGATCTTGACGAATTCGTCCGCGTCCAGCGCCGCGCCGCCGATCAGCGCGCCGTCGACGTCCGGCTGCGCCATGATCGCCGCGACATTGCCGGACTTGACCGAGCCGCCGTACTGGATGCGGACCTTGTCGGCCAGCTCCTGGCTGTAGAGCTCGGCGAGGCGGCCGCGGATCGCACCGCAGACCTCCTGCGCGTCCTCGGGGGTGGCGACCTCGCCGGTGCCGATGGCCCAGACCGGCTCGTAGGCGATCACGAGGGTTTCGGCCTGCTCGGCCGGGATGTCCTTGAGGCCGCCGTCGACCTGGGCGAGGGTGTGCGCGACCTGGTTGCCCGCCTTGCGGACGTCCAGGCCCTCGCCGACGCACAGGATCGGGGTCAGGCCGTGCTTGAAGGCGGCCTTGACCTTGGCGTTGCAGATCTCTTCGTCCTCGCCGTGGTACTGGCGGCGCTCGCTGTGGCCGATGGCCACATACGTGCACTTCAGCTTGGCGAGCATGGCACCGGAGATCTCGCCGGTGTAGGCCCCGGAGTCGTGCGCCGAAACGTCCTGGGCGCCATACTTGATCTTGAGCTTGTCGCCGTCGACCAGGGTCTGCACGGAGCGCAGATCGGTGAAGGGCGGCAGGACGGCGACCTCTACGGCGTCGAAGTCCTTGTCGTTGAGGGCGAAGGCGAGCTTCTGGACATGGGCGATGGCCTCGAGGTGGTTGAGGTTCATCTTCCAGTTGCCCGCCATCAGCGGAGTGCGGTCCGTCACGGTTGTTCAGTCCTCCAGTGCGGCGAGGCCGGGGAGCGTCTTGCCCTCGAGGTATTCGAGGCTGGCGCCGCCGCCGGTCGAGATGTGGCCGAAAGCATTCTCGTCGAAGCCCAGCAGCCGGACCGCGGCGGCACTGTCACCGCCGCCGACGACGGTGAAGGCCGGCGAGTCCAGCAGTCCCTGCGCGACGGCCTTGGTGCCGTCCGCGAAATCCGGGTGCTCGAAAACACCCATCGGGCCGTTCCAGAAGACCGTGCCCGCGTCGGCGAGCTTCGCGGCGTACAGCTCGCGGGTCTTCGGGCCGATGTCCAGGCCCTCCTGGTCGGCCGGGATGGCGTCCGAGGCGACGACGGTGGGGTGGGCCGGCGTCTTCCCCTTCAGGTCCGGGAATTCGGGCGAAACAAGGACGTCCACGGGCAGAACGAACTCCACGCCGCGCTTCTCGGCGCGCGCCAGGTACTCCAGGCACACCGGGACCTGGTCCTCCTGGAGCAGCGAGATGCCCACCTCGTGGCCCTTGGCCTTGAGGAAGGTGTACGCCATGCCGCCGCCGACGAGGATGCGGTCGGCCTTCTCCAGCAGCTGGTCGATGACGGCGAGCTTGTCGGAGACCTTGGCGCCACCGAGCACGACGGCGTAGGGGCGCTTGACGTCCTCGGTGAGCTTCTTCAGCACGCCGACCTCGGTGGCGATCAGATCGCCGGCGGCGTGCGGAAGGCGCTTGGGCAGGTCGTAGACCGAGGCGTGCTTGCGGTGCACGGCGCCGAAGCCGTCACCGACGTACAGGTCCGCCAGGGCGGCGAGCTGGTCGGCGAACGCGCCGCGCTCGGCGTCGTCCTTGCTGGTCTCGCCCGCGTTGAAGCGGAGGTTCTCCAGCACGGCCACCTGGCCGTCGGCCAGGGACGCGGCCACGGCCTGCGCGGACTCGCCGACCGTGTCGGTGGCGAACGCCACCTCGCGGCCCAGCAGTTCGCCCAGCCGCCCGGCCGCGGGGGCCAGCGAGAACGCCGGGTCCGGGGCGCCCTTGGGACGGCCCAGGTGCGAGGCGACGATCACCTTGGCGCCGGCCTCGGCGAGCTTGGCGACGGTCGGGGCGACGGCGCGGATACGGCCGTCATCGGTGATGGTGGTGCCCTCCAGCGGCACATTCAGGTCGGCGCGGACAAAGACCCGCTTGCCTGCGACGCCTTCGCTGATGAGGTCGTCGATCGTCTTCATGCGCAATGGCTCCGTTGCATAGGTCGGTCACGGGACGGGGCCCGTACGGCGCATCATCGCGCCCTACGAGCCCCGTCCTCACATCTGGGTGCCTCGGATCAACCAAATATCAGAGCTGGCCGCCGACGAAAGTGGTCAGGTCCACCAGACGGTTGGAGTAGCCCCACTCGTTGTCGTACCAGCCGACGACCTTGACCTGCTTGCCCTGCGCCATCGTCAGGGAGGAGTCGAAGGTGCAGGAGGCCGGGAAGTTCACGATGTCCGAGGAGACGATCGGGTCCTCGGTGTACTCGAGAATGCCCTTGAGCTGGCCCTCGGCGGCCTTCTGGAAGGCGGCGTTGATCTCGTCCTTGCTGACCTCACGGTCGAGCTCCAGGACCAGGTCGGTGACCGAGCCGGTGGGGACCGGCACGCGCATGGCGATGCCGTCGAGCTTGCCCTTGAGCTGCGGCAGGACCAGGGCGGTGGCCTTGGCGGCGCCCGTCGAGGTCGGGATGATGTTCTCCGCGGCGGCGCGGGCGCGGCGCAGGTCCTTGTGCGGGAAGTCCAGGATGCGCTGGTCGTTGGTGTACGCGTGGACCGTGGTCATCAGGCCCTTGACGATGCCGAAGCTCTCGTCCAGAACCTTCGCCATCGGCGCCACACAGTTGGTGGTGCAGGAGGCGTTGGAGATGACGTGGTGGTTGGCCGCGTCGTACTTGTCCTGGTTGACGCCCATCACGATCGTGATGTCCTCGTCCTTGGCGGGCGCGGAGATCAGGACCTTCTTGGCGCCGGCCTGGAGGTGCTTCTCGGCGTCGGCCTTCTTCGTGAAGATGCCGGTCGACTCGATGACGATGTCGGCGCCGAGCTCGCCCCAGGGGAGCTGCGCCGGGTCGCGCTCGGCCATCGTCTTGAAGGTCTGGCTGCCGACCGTGATGGTGTCGTCGGTGTGGCTGACGTCCTGCTTGAGACGGCCCAGGATGGTGTCGTACTTGAGCAGGTGGACCAGGGTGGCGTTGTCGGTCAGGTCGTTGACACCGACGATCTCGATGTCCGCACCCTGCTCCAGGAGCGCGCGGAAGTAGTTACGACCAATGCGGCCGAATCCGTTGATGCCTACGCGGATCGTCACGAACCGATCTCCTCGTTGGTACGCCGGCGCAGTTACCGGCGAGCTGTATGGGATGTCCCCGACCGCCTCCGACCCTACCCCCTAAAGGAGACGTACGTGACATTGACAAAAGCGCTTCCAGCCCCTCAAACGAGCGCCGCGGTCTGCTCCTTCCGCGACTGATCACACCGCCCCCGACCGGGGGCGATGCGGATGTGACGGGATGATGCGAGGGGAACACGAGGTGCGTTCACGACACGCGGGCGGTCAGCCGACCATGCCCTCGGCGAGCTCCTCGGTGAGGTTGGACTCCGTGCCCGGAATACCCAGGTCCTGCGCGCGCTTGTCGGCCATCGCCAGCAGACGGCGGATCCGGCCGGCGACCGCGTCCTTGGTCAGCGGCGGATCGGCCAGGGCGCCCAGCTCCTCCAGGGACGCCTGCTTGTGCTCCATGCGCAGCCGGCCGGCCGCGGCGAGGTGCTCGGGGACCTCCTCGCCCAGGATCTCCAGGGCCCGCTGCACCCGGGCGCCGGCGGCGACCGCGGCGCGCGCCGAGCGGCGCAG is a genomic window of Streptomyces gilvosporeus containing:
- the gap gene encoding type I glyceraldehyde-3-phosphate dehydrogenase; this translates as MTIRVGINGFGRIGRNYFRALLEQGADIEIVGVNDLTDNATLVHLLKYDTILGRLKQDVSHTDDTITVGSQTFKTMAERDPAQLPWGELGADIVIESTGIFTKKADAEKHLQAGAKKVLISAPAKDEDITIVMGVNQDKYDAANHHVISNASCTTNCVAPMAKVLDESFGIVKGLMTTVHAYTNDQRILDFPHKDLRRARAAAENIIPTSTGAAKATALVLPQLKGKLDGIAMRVPVPTGSVTDLVLELDREVSKDEINAAFQKAAEGQLKGILEYTEDPIVSSDIVNFPASCTFDSSLTMAQGKQVKVVGWYDNEWGYSNRLVDLTTFVGGQL
- the tpiA gene encoding triose-phosphate isomerase; translated protein: MTDRTPLMAGNWKMNLNHLEAIAHVQKLAFALNDKDFDAVEVAVLPPFTDLRSVQTLVDGDKLKIKYGAQDVSAHDSGAYTGEISGAMLAKLKCTYVAIGHSERRQYHGEDEEICNAKVKAAFKHGLTPILCVGEGLDVRKAGNQVAHTLAQVDGGLKDIPAEQAETLVIAYEPVWAIGTGEVATPEDAQEVCGAIRGRLAELYSQELADKVRIQYGGSVKSGNVAAIMAQPDVDGALIGGAALDADEFVKIVRFRDQ
- a CDS encoding RNA polymerase-binding protein RbpA, with product MASGNAIRGSRVGAGPMGEAERGESAPRIRISFWCSNGHETQPSFAGDAQVPDTWDCPRCGFPAGKDRDSPPDPPRTEPYKTHLAYVRERRSDADGEAILAEALAKLRGEI
- the secG gene encoding preprotein translocase subunit SecG, which translates into the protein MVIGFSIALILFSVLLMMLVLMHKGKGGGLSDMFGGGMQSSVGGSSVAERNLDRITIVVGLLWFACIVVLGVLMKLGN
- a CDS encoding phosphoglycerate kinase, translated to MKTIDDLISEGVAGKRVFVRADLNVPLEGTTITDDGRIRAVAPTVAKLAEAGAKVIVASHLGRPKGAPDPAFSLAPAAGRLGELLGREVAFATDTVGESAQAVAASLADGQVAVLENLRFNAGETSKDDAERGAFADQLAALADLYVGDGFGAVHRKHASVYDLPKRLPHAAGDLIATEVGVLKKLTEDVKRPYAVVLGGAKVSDKLAVIDQLLEKADRILVGGGMAYTFLKAKGHEVGISLLQEDQVPVCLEYLARAEKRGVEFVLPVDVLVSPEFPDLKGKTPAHPTVVASDAIPADQEGLDIGPKTRELYAAKLADAGTVFWNGPMGVFEHPDFADGTKAVAQGLLDSPAFTVVGGGDSAAAVRLLGFDENAFGHISTGGGASLEYLEGKTLPGLAALED